The Herminiimonas arsenitoxidans genome window below encodes:
- a CDS encoding EamA family transporter, translating to MSPTDILIALAIVSIWGLNFVVIKIGLQDFSPISLTVLRFFFAAFPLVFFIKRPAIPWRLLCAFGLFQFTLQFTLLFSGMQLGLTPGLASLVMQLQVFFTIGFAILFLGERPRITQLLGALIAFSGMALVAYNLESKATLIGFLLVITASSCWATANIVTKKIGKVNPLALMVWGSLVALPPLIVASLLMEGAGVWVTAAHHLNWRAMASVLYQAYPNTMFAFGAWAVLMRKYPTATVAPFTLLVPVIGMFCAALILDEALQWWKIVACMLVLGGLAFNQFGQRWLSGKASR from the coding sequence ATGAGTCCCACCGATATTCTGATTGCCCTCGCCATAGTAAGTATTTGGGGGCTCAACTTCGTTGTCATCAAAATCGGTTTGCAAGACTTCTCGCCGATTTCACTCACAGTGCTGCGCTTCTTTTTCGCTGCTTTTCCCTTAGTATTTTTTATCAAGCGCCCCGCCATTCCATGGCGTTTGCTCTGCGCATTCGGCCTGTTCCAATTCACACTGCAATTCACCTTATTATTCTCAGGTATGCAACTTGGATTGACGCCGGGACTGGCCTCACTTGTCATGCAATTGCAGGTATTTTTCACGATAGGATTCGCCATCCTCTTCCTCGGTGAAAGACCACGAATCACACAATTACTGGGTGCGCTCATTGCATTTAGCGGCATGGCTTTGGTTGCCTACAATTTGGAAAGCAAGGCAACCTTGATTGGCTTCCTGCTCGTCATTACGGCCAGTTCATGTTGGGCTACAGCCAACATCGTCACCAAGAAAATCGGCAAGGTGAATCCGCTGGCATTGATGGTCTGGGGTTCGCTGGTAGCGCTACCACCACTGATTGTCGCGTCCTTGCTCATGGAAGGCGCAGGCGTCTGGGTCACGGCTGCACATCACCTCAACTGGCGCGCCATGGCGAGCGTCTTGTATCAAGCCTATCCGAATACCATGTTTGCCTTCGGCGCCTGGGCAGTGTTGATGCGCAAATATCCGACTGCGACCGTCGCACCGTTCACTCTATTGGTTCCGGTCATCGGTATGTTTTGCGCGGCGTTGATATTGGACGAAGCCTTGCAATGGTGGAAAATCGTCGCCTGCATGCTGGTGCTGGGCGGCCTGGCATTCAACCAATTCGGCCAACGTTGGTTGAGCGGCAAAGCGAGTCGCTAA
- a CDS encoding serine/threonine protein kinase — MTPSTPLPNDSTQTRLIRIGRFAIKHELGRGSIGVVYLAHDPIIDREVAIKTFRSRLSLVEKKQHEQHFINEARAAGRLAHPNIVTVYEASSEGDSTYIAMEYLQGRELNKLLDAGHRFTAEDVASISWKIADALDHAHKNGVVHRDIKPANIFLVADHQPKVVDFGIARAPNRVSDQAHKAEEPYTLFHDNILGTPNYMSPEQAMGQAVDARTDIYSLGAVMYEMLTFRKPFQAADTDKLLHQIAFKAAPDVHTIQSNVPLALSKIVAKAMSKKADKRYQNAEEMALDIKRYLTRTRREHERKPKAERSEQPANAPTFQQSRLFWPVCGVVIAVLIAAYSFWTH; from the coding sequence ATGACACCCAGCACACCTCTTCCAAACGACAGCACGCAAACCAGATTGATCCGCATCGGACGTTTTGCCATCAAACATGAGCTGGGACGAGGTTCCATCGGCGTGGTCTATCTGGCGCACGATCCGATTATCGACCGCGAAGTGGCTATCAAAACCTTCCGCAGCCGCTTGTCACTGGTGGAAAAGAAACAGCACGAACAGCACTTCATCAACGAAGCACGCGCCGCCGGACGACTCGCTCACCCCAATATCGTCACCGTTTACGAAGCCTCCAGCGAAGGTGACTCGACCTATATTGCGATGGAATATCTACAAGGTCGCGAGCTGAACAAACTGCTCGATGCAGGCCATCGCTTTACAGCTGAGGATGTTGCCTCCATCAGTTGGAAGATCGCCGATGCACTGGATCACGCACACAAGAACGGCGTCGTGCATAGAGACATCAAACCTGCCAATATTTTTCTGGTAGCGGATCATCAACCGAAAGTTGTCGACTTCGGCATCGCGCGTGCACCCAATAGAGTCTCGGATCAGGCGCACAAAGCCGAAGAGCCTTACACGCTGTTCCACGACAATATTCTGGGAACGCCCAATTACATGTCGCCAGAACAGGCAATGGGGCAAGCAGTCGATGCACGTACCGATATCTATTCATTAGGTGCCGTCATGTATGAGATGCTGACTTTCCGCAAACCATTCCAGGCCGCGGATACCGATAAGTTATTGCATCAAATCGCATTCAAGGCGGCACCTGATGTACACACGATACAGTCGAACGTGCCATTGGCTTTATCAAAAATCGTCGCTAAAGCGATGAGTAAAAAGGCTGATAAGCGCTATCAAAATGCAGAGGAAATGGCGCTCGATATCAAGCGTTATCTGACGCGCACGCGACGCGAGCACGAACGCAAACCCAAGGCAGAACGTTCCGAACAACCAGCCAATGCGCCTACATTCCAGCAATCCAGATTATTCTGGCCAGTATGCGGTGTGGTTATTGCGGTCTTGATTGCAGCTTATTCATTCTGGACGCACTGA